One segment of Streptosporangium brasiliense DNA contains the following:
- a CDS encoding alpha/beta fold hydrolase, producing MKNCFVLIPGPWTGAWVWEPVTCGLRALGHHVRPVTLSGLASPEADVSGVGLATHVDDVLMLLEAEDLRNVTLVGHSYSGIVAGQVADRAPGRVARTVFVEGFLPHDGTSMLQVFPERQRADELRLIAENRGRWPVPDVAAVADGQDLSIEQARWLVERSVGHPGRTLSEPAVLARPLTQQRASYIVCELEHFDGRVSDDVAAMRAEPNWTFHTLKTGHWPMVSAPDQLVTLLTDIVSQQN from the coding sequence GTGAAGAATTGTTTCGTCCTGATTCCCGGCCCGTGGACGGGTGCCTGGGTCTGGGAGCCGGTGACCTGCGGGCTGCGCGCGCTCGGTCATCACGTCCGTCCGGTCACGCTGTCAGGACTGGCCAGCCCCGAGGCTGACGTCTCGGGCGTCGGCCTGGCCACCCACGTCGATGACGTGCTGATGCTCCTGGAGGCGGAGGACCTGCGGAACGTCACCCTCGTAGGGCACAGCTACTCGGGCATCGTGGCCGGTCAGGTCGCCGACCGGGCACCCGGCCGGGTGGCGCGCACCGTGTTCGTGGAGGGGTTCCTGCCCCACGACGGCACGTCGATGCTCCAGGTCTTCCCGGAGCGCCAGCGCGCCGACGAGCTCCGGCTGATCGCCGAGAACCGGGGCCGCTGGCCCGTCCCGGACGTCGCCGCCGTGGCCGACGGGCAGGACCTGTCCATCGAGCAGGCACGGTGGCTGGTGGAGCGCTCTGTCGGCCACCCGGGGCGCACGCTGTCCGAACCGGCGGTCCTGGCGCGGCCGCTGACACAGCAGCGGGCGAGCTACATCGTGTGCGAGCTGGAGCACTTCGACGGCAGGGTCTCCGACGACGTCGCGGCCATGCGCGCCGAGCCGAACTGGACCTTCCACACCCTGAAGACCGGTCACTGGCCGATGGTGTCGGCTCCCGACCAGCTCGTCACGCTCCTCACCGACATCGTCTCCCAGCAGAACTGA
- a CDS encoding GDSL-type esterase/lipase family protein: protein MAGGRAVRGPAVPATAPSLMIVGDSISHGLEGDYTWRYRLSRNFDKHDFPVRFVGPGRGTSVLPPSRPGDRPAGSAGAACAACAAEAAGMACTACAAGAACTACAADPVHNGRYRPGIGFGGSRHHARWGRRLHEAKDDIRETVAAHAPGYLMVELGFNDLAWGVSGPDRLRADIETFVRRAREADPDIQFLIANVVHRTPLDSSPGLPDIITSYNEALPATLAAMSTARSKVVLVDLDGAYDPHNDAYDGLHPNSIGEFKIAKAFADAFSSAFAHGRVDFLDPIPRTADPLVISAPAGITATPHGSHIRVSWPHVFGASGYWLYWRDATVGQGFQRSPLPILADSVASPAQAGHIYEFMVSGARGSQETPATEIAAAVLDGRPALSLTGGQAGR from the coding sequence ATGGCGGGTGGACGGGCGGTCCGCGGCCCTGCCGTCCCGGCCACGGCTCCGAGCCTGATGATCGTCGGTGACTCGATCAGCCACGGCCTGGAAGGCGACTACACCTGGCGGTACCGGCTGTCCCGGAACTTCGACAAGCACGACTTCCCGGTCCGCTTCGTCGGACCGGGGAGAGGCACCTCGGTGCTGCCGCCGAGCCGGCCGGGCGACCGCCCGGCCGGCTCGGCAGGTGCGGCCTGCGCGGCCTGCGCGGCAGAGGCGGCAGGGATGGCGTGTACGGCCTGCGCGGCCGGTGCGGCGTGTACGGCCTGCGCGGCCGACCCCGTCCACAACGGCCGTTACCGGCCGGGGATCGGCTTCGGCGGCAGCAGGCACCACGCGAGGTGGGGCCGCCGGCTCCACGAGGCCAAGGACGACATCCGGGAGACCGTCGCCGCCCACGCCCCCGGCTATCTCATGGTCGAGCTCGGGTTCAACGACCTGGCCTGGGGCGTGTCCGGCCCCGACCGGCTGAGGGCGGACATCGAGACCTTCGTCCGGCGGGCCCGTGAGGCCGATCCGGACATCCAGTTCCTGATCGCCAACGTCGTCCATCGCACACCGCTGGACTCCAGCCCCGGTCTGCCGGACATCATCACCTCCTACAACGAGGCGCTACCGGCCACACTGGCCGCGATGTCGACGGCCCGGTCGAAGGTCGTCCTCGTCGACCTCGACGGCGCCTACGATCCCCACAACGACGCCTACGACGGTCTCCATCCGAACAGCATCGGCGAGTTCAAGATCGCGAAAGCGTTCGCCGACGCCTTCTCGTCGGCGTTCGCCCACGGCCGGGTGGATTTCCTCGACCCGATCCCCCGCACGGCCGACCCACTCGTGATCTCCGCGCCGGCCGGCATCACCGCCACCCCGCACGGCTCGCACATCAGGGTCTCGTGGCCGCACGTGTTCGGCGCGAGCGGGTACTGGCTCTACTGGCGCGACGCCACCGTCGGGCAGGGCTTCCAGAGGTCACCGCTGCCGATACTCGCCGACAGCGTGGCGTCACCGGCCCAGGCCGGGCACATCTACGAGTTCATGGTCAGCGGCGCGCGCGGGTCCCAGGAGACCCCGGCCACCGAGATCGCCGCCGCCGTCCTCGACGGGCGGCCGGCGCTGTCCCTGACAGGCGGTCAGGCGGGGCGCTGA